In a single window of the Desulfobacterales bacterium genome:
- a CDS encoding SDR family oxidoreductase encodes MSSPKLSGKIAIVTGASRGIGRALALRLGHDGAAVAINYVNNAAGAEEVKAEIKTAGGDAIALQADVSKPADIQRLFDQAIEHFGRFDILVNNAGIRISKDVADIDEAEYDQLFAINVKGTFFACQQAARRLSEGGRIINISSAVTRMMLPGYSIYAASKGAVDQITRVLAKELGERKITVNAVAPGPVDTELFRDGKSDEQIQQMAQMAALGRIGQVEDIADAVAFLASDNARWITGQCIHVNGGFV; translated from the coding sequence ATGAGTTCCCCAAAATTGTCAGGTAAAATTGCGATAGTGACCGGCGCCTCGCGCGGGATCGGGCGGGCGTTAGCCTTACGATTAGGCCACGATGGCGCGGCCGTGGCAATCAACTATGTCAATAATGCGGCTGGCGCTGAAGAGGTTAAGGCGGAAATCAAGACTGCCGGCGGTGACGCCATTGCACTACAGGCGGATGTTTCAAAACCTGCAGATATTCAACGGCTTTTCGATCAAGCCATTGAACACTTTGGCCGTTTTGATATTTTAGTCAATAATGCCGGTATCCGCATCAGCAAAGATGTCGCCGACATCGATGAGGCAGAATATGACCAGCTGTTTGCCATCAACGTAAAAGGGACATTTTTTGCATGTCAACAGGCAGCACGCCGACTTTCTGAGGGCGGCAGGATCATCAACATTTCATCGGCCGTGACGCGCATGATGTTGCCCGGCTATAGCATCTATGCCGCCAGCAAAGGGGCTGTCGATCAAATTACCCGGGTGCTGGCCAAAGAATTAGGGGAACGAAAAATCACCGTTAACGCCGTAGCTCCGGGGCCGGTGGACACCGAACTTTTTCGCGATGGCAAATCCGATGAGCAGATTCAGCAGATGGCGCAAATGGCCGCGCTGGGACGCATTGGGCAGGTGGAGGATATCGCCGATGC
- a CDS encoding GNAT family N-acetyltransferase yields the protein MTRINPAQTEDHYRWARHLFQQYAGALGFDLEFQGFSRELASLPGDYAPPKGCILLAEKADEVVGCVALRSLGKGICEMKRLYVAPGYRSQKIGRALAEAVIDWARAAGYKRMRLDTIESMTAAQALYRSLGFQPIKAYRYNPLYNPSYFELKLDP from the coding sequence ATGACCCGAATCAACCCGGCGCAAACGGAAGATCATTATCGATGGGCACGCCATCTGTTTCAGCAGTATGCGGGCGCTTTGGGTTTTGATCTTGAATTTCAAGGTTTCAGCCGTGAGCTGGCGTCACTTCCAGGGGATTATGCGCCGCCAAAAGGCTGTATTCTTCTGGCTGAAAAGGCTGATGAAGTTGTAGGGTGCGTGGCTCTGCGGTCCCTGGGCAAAGGGATTTGCGAAATGAAGCGGCTGTACGTCGCTCCGGGTTATCGCAGCCAAAAAATTGGGCGGGCGCTGGCAGAGGCCGTCATTGACTGGGCGCGTGCTGCTGGTTATAAACGGATGCGCCTTGATACCATCGAATCCATGACGGCAGCACAGGCGCTATATCGTTCGCTGGGTTTTCAACCGATAAAAGCGTATCGCTATAATCCCCTTTATAATCCATCTTATTTTGAACTAAAATTGGATCCATAA
- a CDS encoding iron-containing alcohol dehydrogenase, which translates to MNLLNSFSFELPTKIVYGVGVTKRLVDVIKDEKWKRLVLVSDEGVVRSGLLQQVYDLLEAHQLKWTLFDRVEPNPKDYNVQEGTEMARQFGADALVAIGGGSPIDCAKAIAVVSRQGGAVRDYEGPGKIGPDVLPLIAIPTTAGTGSEVTFSSVITDSSDKYKFSIKDARIAPQVALVDPEMTLTMPPELTAATGMDALTHAIEAFTAKASEPLADAAALYATELITAHLRNAVIRGDDLEARAGMLLGSVLAGIAFSHSDVAAVHCVAEALGGKYDAAHGVCNAVVLPAVMEYNMEYCKERYARIAGAMGLTYEDVDDGARQAVRAVQQLAADVQLPEFSSLGVQKGDIEELAVNSFKNGSNIDNPRPMAKDDYLSLFQRLIG; encoded by the coding sequence ATGAACCTATTGAATTCTTTCAGCTTTGAGTTGCCGACTAAAATCGTTTACGGCGTCGGCGTCACCAAACGCCTGGTTGATGTGATTAAAGATGAAAAGTGGAAGCGTCTGGTTTTGGTCAGTGATGAAGGTGTTGTGCGTTCCGGTTTGCTTCAACAGGTATATGATTTACTGGAAGCGCATCAGCTGAAATGGACCCTTTTTGACCGGGTTGAACCCAATCCAAAAGATTACAACGTGCAGGAGGGCACTGAAATGGCCCGCCAGTTCGGCGCAGATGCGCTGGTGGCCATCGGCGGCGGCAGCCCAATCGATTGTGCCAAAGCCATTGCGGTGGTATCACGTCAGGGCGGGGCGGTCCGCGATTACGAAGGCCCTGGCAAAATAGGTCCTGATGTGCTGCCGTTGATTGCCATTCCGACAACCGCCGGGACCGGCAGTGAGGTGACCTTCAGTTCGGTGATCACCGATAGCAGTGATAAATACAAATTCAGCATTAAAGATGCCAGAATTGCGCCGCAGGTGGCGTTGGTTGATCCTGAGATGACGCTGACCATGCCGCCCGAACTAACTGCAGCGACCGGTATGGATGCTTTAACGCATGCGATCGAAGCATTTACGGCCAAAGCCTCAGAGCCATTGGCGGATGCCGCCGCGCTTTATGCAACTGAATTGATTACAGCCCATCTCAGAAACGCGGTAATTAGAGGCGACGACCTGGAAGCCCGGGCGGGGATGCTTCTGGGCAGCGTGTTGGCCGGAATTGCCTTCAGCCACTCCGATGTTGCCGCCGTCCATTGCGTGGCTGAGGCGCTCGGCGGAAAATATGACGCCGCCCACGGGGTTTGCAATGCGGTGGTTTTGCCGGCTGTGATGGAATATAACATGGAATATTGCAAAGAAAGATATGCCCGCATTGCCGGAGCCATGGGGCTGACCTATGAAGATGTGGATGATGGCGCCCGTCAGGCCGTCAGGGCCGTCCAGCAACTGGCCGCCGATGTGCAGCTGCCTGAATTCAGCTCGCTGGGTGTTCAAAAAGGGGACATCGAAGAGCTGGCAGTGAACTCTTTTAAAAACGGCAGCAATATTGATAATCCGCGGCCCATGGCCAAGGATGATTATTTAAGTCTGTTTCAACGCCTCATTGGTTAA